GTCACAACCGGTTGCGAATTGCAGATTTCTGCCCGGAGTGAAGGCCAACAGTTCTCCCCGGTGCCTGATCCACCTATGATGAATCAATGAATCGCGCCCCGTCTGCAGCAAAGGGAAATCCGATGAACCCATCCACTCCCAAAGAACGTTCGATCAAGAACTGGCTTCCCCCCACGTCTTTCGGCGCCCTCCGGCAGGAGGTCAACGATCTCGTCGAAAACCTGCTGGGGGACTCGATGCCCAACTTCCGCGGGGATCAGGTTCCCCGCGTGGACGTTTCGGAGACGGCGGATTTCGTCGAAGTCGTCGCGGATGTCCCCGGCTTCAAGACCGAGGAAGTCTCCGTCGACCTGGCCGACAATCACCTGATTCTCACCGGCCAGCACCCCGAACAGCCCACGGCATCGACCGAGGCCCGCCGTTTTCATCGCATCGAACGGCGGATGTCCAGCTTCACCCGGTCGGTCCTGCTCCCCTGCCCGGTCGATGACACCCGCGTGGAAGCCGAATTAAAAGATGGAATTCTCAGCGTTCGCCTGCCGAAACGTGAAGATGTTCGTCGCCGCCGCGTCCCGATTCGCGGAGCTGAATCGACCGGCACCGTCACCGATCCAGGCGTGAATTTCTGACCGCCCCTTGCAACCTGTCCCTGCTTCCTGTCTGTTGATCGTCTCCCTGTTCAGGGATTGCATCCGTCCAGCGCCGGTTCCACTCGCGCACAGATCTTCGCAAGCTCGTACTGTCGGGGAACTTGAATTCCCCGGTCAGACAAGTATTGTGAAGGCCGAAATCGGACGCTGTCGCCGTTGATGAGAGGCTCCCATGGTCAAAATCCTGGTGGTTGATGATTCGGTGATGGATCAGAAAATCGCCGCAGGTCTGCTGCAACGGGATAC
This window of the Planctomicrobium piriforme genome carries:
- a CDS encoding Hsp20/alpha crystallin family protein; translated protein: MNPSTPKERSIKNWLPPTSFGALRQEVNDLVENLLGDSMPNFRGDQVPRVDVSETADFVEVVADVPGFKTEEVSVDLADNHLILTGQHPEQPTASTEARRFHRIERRMSSFTRSVLLPCPVDDTRVEAELKDGILSVRLPKREDVRRRRVPIRGAESTGTVTDPGVNF